One genomic segment of Gasterosteus aculeatus chromosome 6, fGasAcu3.hap1.1, whole genome shotgun sequence includes these proteins:
- the sf3b5 gene encoding splicing factor 3B subunit 5, translating to MTDRYNIHSQLEHLQSKYIGTGHADTSKWEWLVNQHRDSYCSYMGHFDLLNYFSVAENESKARVRFNLMEKMLQPCGPPADKPDDA from the coding sequence ATGACGGACAGATACAACATCCACAGTCAGCTGGAGCATCTTCAGTCCAAGTACATCGGCACAGGACACGCTGACACCAGCAAGTGGGAATGGCTGGTCAACCAGCACAGAGACTCCTACTGCTCCTacatgggacactttgacctGCTCAACTACTTCTCCGTAGCTGAGAACGAGAGCAAAGCCAGAGTCCGCTTCAACCTGATGGAGAAGATGCTCCAACCGTGTGGACCACCGGCAGACAAACCCGACGATGCCTAG